One window of the Methanobacteriaceae archaeon genome contains the following:
- a CDS encoding MBL fold metallo-hydrolase, whose protein sequence is MVDDFATITQRRMTGGFRIDGIDGKNLHLDPGPGALVRSYQFGVNPLKLHGILVSHSHTDHYSDAEVLIEAMTRGMTRNKGLVIGSQSVIHGYKKWGPCISHYHLSKPRVEVMEARQVLRLDNLKVTATPTKHGDPKNIGFRLEWDGFTLSYTSDTAYFEELSKHHQKSDVLIASVIRPQDEKIRGHMCANEFKKLIEETSPKMAIITHLGMKLITDHPVEEARRLTEETGTETIAAQDGMVIDLDQFRAKQQTLDEY, encoded by the coding sequence GTGGTGGACGATTTCGCTACTATAACCCAGCGCAGGATGACCGGCGGATTTAGAATCGATGGTATTGACGGGAAAAACCTGCACCTGGATCCTGGGCCTGGGGCTCTGGTAAGAAGTTACCAGTTCGGTGTGAACCCCCTAAAACTCCACGGAATCCTGGTATCACACTCTCACACCGACCATTATAGCGATGCTGAGGTCTTAATTGAGGCCATGACTCGGGGTATGACCAGAAATAAGGGGCTGGTTATTGGGAGTCAGAGTGTTATACATGGTTACAAAAAGTGGGGACCATGCATATCCCATTATCATTTGAGTAAACCAAGGGTGGAAGTTATGGAAGCTAGGCAAGTACTCCGACTGGATAATTTGAAGGTTACTGCCACCCCTACCAAACATGGTGATCCTAAAAATATTGGTTTTCGTCTGGAATGGGATGGATTCACTCTTTCCTACACCTCTGATACCGCCTACTTCGAAGAACTCAGCAAACATCATCAAAAATCTGATGTTCTGATTGCAAGTGTGATAAGGCCTCAGGATGAAAAAATCAGGGGCCATATGTGCGCTAATGAATTTAAAAAACTAATTGAAGAGACTTCACCTAAAATGGCTATCATCACCCATCTGGGTATGAAGCTCATCACTGATCACCCTGTTGAGGAAGCTAGAAGATTAACTGAGGAAACTGGAACAGAAACGATTGCTGCCCAGGACGGAATGGTAATAGATTTGGACCAATTCCGGGCTAAACAGCAGACCCTTGATGAATATTAA
- a CDS encoding DUF2121 domain-containing protein: protein MSLIMTYVGSKGCVMAGDKRSIGFLGDKNQREVLEEDLYSGKIQTTDELLKRADELDINLKITDNGEKIRNLGEVLVGEVKVRATHETKRKRIYATTNGFHQVELTGSQINKMQSGKSSIVIFGNKITKEIANKRLKKYWKSKISLVEVGEIFQKVMEDVAQATPSVSPEYDIFIIHPQLEHKQAMELLRTTILSDVKELEKWREKLRQEMLAKSRDIQMASKIITQGEVGRVKKAEGDKVEVILSEGVEALNMDWEVLARAGDSVIMKLEQASPLNIGDLVVIEDENLCVKKNKAALSCDIILCKAD from the coding sequence ATGAGCCTGATTATGACATATGTAGGGAGCAAAGGATGTGTAATGGCTGGTGACAAGCGAAGCATAGGTTTTCTTGGTGATAAAAATCAAAGAGAGGTTCTTGAAGAAGATTTGTACTCTGGGAAGATTCAAACTACTGATGAGCTCCTTAAAAGAGCAGATGAGCTTGATATAAATCTTAAAATAACGGATAATGGGGAGAAGATTCGTAATCTGGGTGAAGTTCTGGTTGGTGAGGTTAAAGTTCGCGCAACCCATGAAACAAAACGTAAAAGGATTTACGCCACCACCAATGGTTTTCACCAGGTTGAACTAACTGGTTCCCAGATAAATAAAATGCAAAGTGGTAAAAGCTCCATTGTTATTTTCGGAAATAAAATCACCAAAGAAATAGCCAATAAACGTTTGAAAAAGTATTGGAAATCTAAAATTAGCCTGGTGGAAGTGGGAGAAATCTTCCAAAAGGTTATGGAAGACGTGGCCCAAGCCACACCCTCAGTGAGTCCAGAGTATGATATATTCATTATCCACCCTCAACTGGAACATAAACAGGCCATGGAACTATTAAGAACCACTATCCTCAGTGATGTGAAGGAACTGGAAAAATGGAGAGAAAAGCTCCGGCAGGAAATGCTGGCAAAATCACGAGATATTCAAATGGCATCCAAGATCATAACTCAGGGGGAGGTGGGAAGAGTTAAAAAGGCTGAAGGGGATAAAGTTGAAGTAATTCTCTCTGAGGGTGTTGAAGCATTGAATATGGATTGGGAAGTCCTTGCCCGTGCAGGAGACTCGGTCATCATGAAACTGGAACAAGCTTCACCCCTAAATATTGGTGATTTGGTGGTAATTGAAGATGAAAATCTATGTGTCAAGAAGAATAAAGCTGCTTTAAGCTGTGATATCATTTTATGCAAAGCAGATTAA
- a CDS encoding PAS domain S-box protein, which produces MEEIIKVLILEDVPLDAELIERELKRGGFTFNSHRVEGEEDYRREIEEWQPHIILADHSLPQFDGVSALYIAQEKTPHTPFIFVSGKIGEEFAVEMLKKGATDYVLKHNLSKLGYAVRRALKEAKEHYEKKMAEKALLESEKKYRALFEKTKNPIMVFGEDGNFTDFNEAAVNFLETEPVELLKKKIQDFIPPETEPIDLKEWFVQPIVELPLKIKDEIKILELTITPVELGGNNIFFGTGRDLTEQKRMENALKESEEKYRLLVENQTDMVVKFDPEGKVLFASPSYCEVLGRTEESIIGSNFLPLVHQEDQKKTHRALDKLHHPPYVVFLEHRLLTMNGWRWIAWADKAIMNQDDELEAFVGVGRDITERKLAEDRIMRSLKEKELLLREVHHRVKNNLQIISTLLSLQSSQIDDEAVIELYRQSQNRIMSIALIHENLYQSEDLTNINFAYYVKNLINDLFHSYGVDPDKINIKMQIKDIIMGIETAIPCGLIINELISNTLKHAFPTGTGEINLELAEKEKGKYLLKVRDDGKAFPEDFNLKSRHTLGIKLIKNLVSQLDGEMSFDRENKEFIIDFEELKYEERI; this is translated from the coding sequence ATGGAAGAAATAATTAAAGTTCTTATCCTGGAAGATGTTCCCTTAGATGCAGAATTAATAGAAAGGGAATTGAAAAGGGGAGGGTTCACTTTCAATAGCCACCGTGTTGAAGGAGAAGAAGATTACCGGAGGGAAATCGAAGAGTGGCAACCCCATATTATCCTGGCAGACCACTCCCTACCCCAGTTTGATGGAGTATCAGCGCTCTACATAGCACAAGAAAAGACTCCCCACACACCATTCATTTTTGTCAGTGGCAAAATAGGGGAAGAATTTGCAGTTGAAATGCTCAAAAAAGGAGCCACAGATTATGTACTGAAACATAATCTCTCTAAATTAGGATATGCTGTTCGAAGAGCCTTAAAAGAAGCAAAAGAACACTATGAAAAAAAGATGGCAGAAAAAGCTCTTCTTGAGAGTGAAAAAAAATACCGGGCTCTTTTTGAAAAAACCAAAAACCCCATAATGGTATTTGGTGAAGATGGCAATTTCACAGATTTCAACGAGGCCGCAGTAAATTTTCTGGAAACAGAACCAGTAGAACTTCTAAAAAAGAAAATACAAGATTTCATCCCCCCTGAAACTGAGCCCATTGATCTTAAAGAATGGTTCGTCCAGCCAATAGTGGAGTTACCTTTAAAAATCAAAGACGAAATAAAAATTTTGGAGTTAACCATCACCCCAGTGGAATTAGGTGGAAATAATATTTTCTTCGGCACAGGACGGGATCTAACCGAACAGAAAAGGATGGAAAACGCTTTAAAAGAAAGTGAAGAAAAATATCGGTTACTTGTTGAAAATCAGACTGATATGGTTGTTAAATTCGACCCTGAAGGTAAAGTCCTCTTTGCCAGCCCATCCTACTGTGAAGTTCTGGGACGCACTGAAGAGAGTATTATTGGAAGTAATTTCCTGCCACTGGTGCATCAAGAAGATCAGAAAAAAACACACCGGGCACTGGATAAACTCCACCATCCCCCTTACGTTGTTTTCCTGGAGCACCGCCTCTTAACCATGAATGGATGGCGGTGGATTGCCTGGGCAGACAAAGCAATTATGAACCAGGACGATGAACTGGAAGCATTTGTTGGTGTGGGAAGAGATATAACCGAGCGCAAACTGGCTGAAGATAGGATAATGAGATCTTTAAAAGAGAAAGAGCTTCTTTTAAGAGAAGTGCATCATCGAGTGAAAAACAATCTTCAAATAATATCTACTCTCTTGAGTCTTCAATCATCACAGATTGATGATGAGGCTGTTATTGAACTTTACCGTCAAAGCCAAAACAGGATAATGTCCATTGCCCTGATACATGAAAATCTCTACCAGTCCGAAGATTTAACTAATATTAATTTTGCATATTATGTTAAAAATTTAATAAATGATCTTTTCCACTCATATGGTGTTGATCCTGATAAAATCAATATTAAAATGCAAATAAAAGACATTATTATGGGTATTGAGACAGCTATTCCCTGCGGACTTATAATTAATGAACTTATTTCCAACACCTTAAAACACGCATTTCCCACTGGCACTGGGGAAATAAATCTGGAATTGGCAGAAAAGGAAAAGGGAAAATATTTATTGAAAGTTAGAGACGATGGCAAGGCATTCCCCGAGGATTTCAATCTGAAATCCAGGCATACGCTCGGAATAAAACTCATCAAAAACCTTGTTAGTCAATTAGATGGAGAAATGTCGTTTGATAGGGAAAATAAAGAGTTCATTATTGATTTTGAGGAACTGAAATATGAGGAGCGGATTTGA
- a CDS encoding two-component sensor histidine kinase, translating to MVFNQVLISFLCAIEPVYNILTMSLNEDYFRLLMLIVVVVLVAILAERIEKIRKLNELNNKLKEQTEKLEDANQELEAFAYSVSHDLRVPLRAIDGFSRILVEDYEDKLDEEGIRLLNIVRDNTAKMGHLIDDILLLSRASRQEMKFNEIDMAALAKSVYGEFQGDVEGRNVEFNVGNLPNAYGDRALLSQVFQNLIANAIKFTRNKDPAVIEVGGKVEKNEIVYYVKDNGAGFDMKYINKLFGLFQRLHSPEEFEGTGVGLSIVQRVIRRHGGHVWGEGAVDKGATIYFTLPKNKPKK from the coding sequence ATGGTCTTTAACCAAGTGTTAATAAGTTTTTTATGTGCCATTGAACCCGTTTACAATATTTTAACCATGTCTTTAAATGAAGATTACTTTCGTTTGCTAATGCTTATTGTGGTAGTGGTTCTGGTGGCCATACTTGCTGAAAGAATTGAAAAAATCAGAAAACTTAACGAATTGAATAATAAACTAAAAGAGCAAACAGAAAAACTGGAAGATGCAAATCAAGAATTAGAAGCCTTTGCATATTCAGTTTCCCATGATTTAAGAGTTCCATTACGAGCAATAGATGGTTTTTCTCGTATTCTAGTTGAAGATTATGAAGATAAACTGGATGAGGAGGGAATAAGGCTTCTGAACATAGTCAGGGATAACACAGCCAAAATGGGACACTTGATTGATGATATTCTACTACTATCCCGTGCCAGTCGTCAGGAAATGAAATTTAATGAAATTGATATGGCAGCTTTGGCAAAGAGTGTTTACGGAGAATTCCAGGGAGATGTTGAAGGAAGAAATGTGGAATTCAATGTGGGAAACCTGCCCAATGCTTATGGAGACCGGGCACTGCTGAGTCAGGTATTCCAAAACCTCATTGCCAATGCCATAAAATTCACGCGCAATAAAGATCCAGCGGTTATTGAGGTGGGTGGTAAGGTCGAGAAAAATGAAATTGTATATTATGTCAAAGATAATGGAGCCGGATTTGACATGAAATACATTAACAAACTATTCGGATTATTCCAACGACTGCACAGCCCCGAAGAATTTGAAGGAACTGGTGTTGGTCTTTCAATAGTTCAAAGAGTTATAAGACGACATGGAGGTCATGTTTGGGGAGAAGGTGCTGTCGATAAGGGCGCAACCATATACTTCACTCTTCCTAAAAATAAACCTAAAAAATAA
- a CDS encoding response regulator, with protein sequence MELEEAEILLVEDNPTDAELTMRALKRKNLANQVVWVKDGAEALDFIFATGEYEHRNVDNIPKLILLDLRMPKVDGLEVLQKIKADERTNSIPVVVLTSSQEDRDIVESYKLGVNSYVSKPVEFDDFIEAVSTLGFYWMLINNPP encoded by the coding sequence ATGGAATTGGAAGAAGCTGAAATATTATTAGTAGAGGATAATCCTACAGATGCTGAACTCACCATGAGAGCATTGAAAAGGAAAAACCTAGCAAATCAAGTCGTGTGGGTTAAAGATGGGGCAGAAGCCCTTGATTTCATTTTCGCTACTGGAGAGTACGAACATAGAAATGTGGATAACATTCCCAAACTTATCCTGCTTGATTTGAGGATGCCCAAGGTGGATGGCTTAGAGGTTCTGCAGAAGATCAAAGCTGATGAACGGACAAACAGCATCCCTGTGGTGGTTTTAACTTCCTCTCAGGAAGACAGAGATATTGTGGAAAGTTACAAGTTAGGTGTTAATAGTTATGTTAGTAAACCTGTAGAATTCGATGATTTCATTGAAGCAGTATCTACTTTAGGATTCTACTGGATGCTAATCAATAACCCCCCTTAA
- a CDS encoding methanogen output domain 1-containing protein — MTESRILVVEDEAIVAMGIKQKVEDLGHRVVDIVYTGEDAVETALEKKPDLILMDIVLKGSMDGIEAAAKIRNQLDIPIIYLTAYSDEEVLERARMTEPYGYIIKPFKKSELNANIEMALYKHAEDVKKSENLKKQVLADFYDFILNSMPTTADASDAEIRNTLLKIFAARLEEDLRPRFEQELGDIIEEQGLDDLKSIYNAYLDWVANLFADFGIQTKIEAKGAVHLFKFLNCPWIEDAKKKPVFCLNCQAINQQTFDWTGMEGKVEKRATIADGSDACVFKYVVPFMKKE; from the coding sequence ATGACCGAATCACGTATACTGGTTGTGGAAGACGAAGCAATAGTTGCCATGGGAATTAAACAGAAAGTAGAAGATCTGGGTCATCGAGTGGTGGATATTGTATACACAGGAGAAGATGCTGTTGAAACCGCTTTAGAAAAAAAACCTGACTTAATTTTAATGGATATTGTTCTCAAGGGGAGTATGGACGGTATAGAAGCCGCTGCCAAAATCCGCAACCAGCTTGATATACCCATAATCTACTTAACAGCCTACTCTGATGAGGAAGTTTTAGAAAGGGCCAGAATGACAGAGCCTTATGGATACATAATCAAGCCTTTCAAAAAGAGTGAACTTAATGCTAACATAGAAATGGCACTCTATAAACATGCTGAAGATGTTAAAAAAAGTGAAAACCTTAAAAAACAGGTTTTAGCAGATTTCTATGATTTCATTTTAAACTCTATGCCCACCACGGCAGATGCTTCAGATGCAGAAATTAGGAACACCTTGCTTAAAATCTTCGCAGCAAGGCTTGAAGAGGATTTAAGACCCCGTTTTGAACAGGAACTTGGAGATATAATTGAAGAACAAGGCCTGGATGATTTGAAAAGTATTTACAATGCATATCTGGACTGGGTAGCCAATCTGTTCGCAGATTTCGGTATTCAAACTAAAATTGAAGCTAAAGGCGCTGTACATCTTTTCAAATTCTTGAATTGCCCCTGGATTGAAGATGCCAAAAAGAAACCTGTTTTCTGTCTAAACTGCCAGGCCATTAATCAGCAAACCTTTGACTGGACAGGTATGGAAGGTAAAGTAGAAAAAAGAGCCACAATTGCTGATGGTTCAGATGCTTGTGTCTTCAAATACGTTGTTCCATTTATGAAGAAGGAATAA